The Lichenihabitans psoromatis genome contains a region encoding:
- a CDS encoding type III PLP-dependent enzyme: MTDRIHQFLRNRREDGPCLVVDLDVVRDNYACFAKALPDTRVFYAVKANPAPEVLDLLARMGSCFDTASVVEIEQALATGASPDRISFGNTIKKERDIARAYGLGIRLFAVDCEVEVEKIARVAPGSKVFCRILCDGEGAEWPLSRKFGCVPAMAARVLETAHRLGLVAYGLSFHVGSQQRNPGMWDGALASASGIFRDLAERGITLQMVNLGGGFPTKYLKEVPAVKAYGEAIFASLRKHFGNRIPETIIEPGRGMVGNAGVIEAEVVLISKKADGDTMRWVYLDIGKFNGLAETMDEMIRYPIRTAFDGDEAEPCIIAGPSCDSVDVLYEKDPYWLPLSLEIGSKVLIEGTGAYTTTYSAVGFNGFPPLKSYVI, translated from the coding sequence ATGACCGACCGTATTCATCAATTTCTCCGCAATCGTCGTGAAGACGGCCCCTGCCTCGTGGTCGACCTTGACGTCGTGCGGGACAATTACGCCTGCTTTGCCAAGGCGCTGCCCGACACGCGCGTGTTCTATGCCGTGAAGGCTAACCCGGCTCCCGAAGTGCTCGACCTGCTGGCCCGGATGGGTTCCTGCTTCGACACCGCCTCGGTGGTCGAGATCGAGCAGGCGCTCGCGACCGGCGCATCGCCAGACCGGATCTCGTTCGGCAACACGATCAAGAAGGAGCGCGACATCGCGCGGGCCTACGGGCTCGGCATTCGCCTCTTTGCGGTCGATTGCGAGGTGGAGGTCGAGAAGATCGCGCGCGTCGCGCCCGGCTCGAAGGTGTTCTGCCGCATTCTCTGTGACGGCGAGGGCGCCGAGTGGCCGTTGTCGCGCAAGTTCGGATGCGTTCCGGCGATGGCGGCGCGCGTGCTCGAAACGGCGCATCGCTTGGGCCTCGTCGCGTATGGCCTGTCGTTCCACGTTGGGTCGCAGCAGCGCAATCCGGGGATGTGGGACGGCGCGTTGGCCTCAGCGTCGGGCATTTTCCGGGATTTGGCCGAACGTGGCATTACGCTCCAGATGGTCAATCTCGGCGGCGGGTTTCCGACCAAGTATCTGAAGGAGGTTCCGGCCGTGAAGGCCTACGGAGAGGCGATCTTCGCGTCGCTTCGGAAGCATTTCGGCAACCGTATTCCCGAAACCATCATCGAGCCGGGCCGTGGCATGGTCGGCAATGCGGGTGTGATCGAGGCGGAGGTCGTGCTGATCTCGAAGAAGGCCGACGGCGACACGATGCGTTGGGTCTACCTCGATATCGGCAAGTTCAACGGCTTGGCCGAAACGATGGACGAGATGATCCGGTACCCGATCCGGACGGCGTTCGACGGTGACGAAGCGGAGCCCTGCATCATCGCCGGCCCGTCCTGCGACAGCGTTGATGTACTGTACGAAAAGGATCCCTACTGGCTCCCGCTCAGTCTGGAGATCGGCTCGAAGGTTCTGATCGAGGGGACCGGCGCCTATACGACCACCTATTCGGCGGTCGGCTTTAATGGGTTTCCGCCTTTGAAGTCCTACGTGATCTGA
- a CDS encoding nucleoside deaminase, whose amino-acid sequence MMTECGCGSTHDAGRRAFFTAAAATAGAAVTLGFQPASAADAKPEPDKRIFMQEATRLAIESVEKGWGGPFGAVIVKDGEIIGRGQNRVLLTGCPVFHAEITAIMDASQRLNPKALLGSDYGAGTILEMIPREAGSPDPVPERAKMLKGCDIYINGAPCPMCMSAIYWSRIDHVYFAASLADTSHIGFDDAFQYEDFTKPWEKRRIAVTPGFERDTGLKAYTAWQDKQDRHPY is encoded by the coding sequence ATGATGACAGAATGCGGTTGCGGTTCGACCCATGACGCCGGGCGGCGGGCTTTTTTCACGGCTGCGGCCGCGACAGCAGGGGCTGCCGTCACGCTGGGTTTTCAGCCGGCGTCGGCGGCCGATGCCAAGCCTGAGCCGGACAAGCGCATCTTCATGCAGGAGGCTACTCGGCTTGCGATCGAGTCGGTCGAAAAGGGCTGGGGTGGGCCGTTCGGGGCCGTGATCGTCAAGGACGGCGAGATCATCGGGCGCGGACAGAACCGGGTGCTGCTGACCGGATGTCCCGTCTTCCATGCCGAGATCACCGCTATCATGGACGCGTCGCAACGGCTCAATCCCAAAGCGCTTCTGGGCAGCGACTATGGGGCCGGCACGATCCTGGAGATGATCCCGCGCGAGGCGGGTTCGCCGGATCCGGTGCCGGAGCGCGCCAAGATGCTGAAGGGCTGTGACATCTACATCAACGGCGCGCCATGCCCGATGTGCATGAGCGCGATCTACTGGTCGCGCATCGACCACGTCTATTTCGCAGCCTCGTTAGCCGATACGAGCCATATCGGCTTTGACGATGCGTTCCAATATGAGGATTTCACGAAGCCATGGGAGAAGCGACGCATCGCCGTGACGCCCGGCTTTGAGCGGGACACGGGTCTCAAGGCTTACACGGCCTGGCAGGACAAACAGGATCGCCACCCTTACTGA
- a CDS encoding GNAT family N-acetyltransferase → MTALVSARLFSGVSSAWRTLRPVSTVLRLRDEQHDDVAAREALLDASFGLSRFEKTCERLREGRIAADGLSFVATTGGAVIGTLRFWHVEAGRCESLMLGPLAVSAEHRSLGIGKALVEHGVSRARKLGHRAIILVGDAPYYAQFGFSRDTTLGLTLPGPVEEARFLGLELVPGALALARGRVVGTGLLLDGRRQDGLRLAA, encoded by the coding sequence ATGACCGCCCTCGTCTCTGCACGGCTGTTCTCCGGCGTCTCGTCGGCCTGGCGCACGCTGCGTCCGGTCTCGACCGTGTTGCGTCTGCGCGACGAACAGCACGACGATGTCGCGGCCCGTGAGGCCCTCCTCGATGCGAGCTTCGGCTTGTCGCGTTTCGAAAAGACCTGTGAGCGCTTGCGCGAAGGTCGGATCGCAGCGGATGGCCTGAGCTTCGTCGCAACCACTGGCGGCGCCGTGATCGGCACGCTGCGGTTCTGGCATGTGGAAGCGGGACGCTGCGAGTCGCTGATGCTGGGACCCTTGGCGGTATCGGCCGAGCATCGCTCGCTCGGCATCGGCAAGGCCCTGGTCGAGCATGGGGTGAGCCGCGCCAGAAAGCTCGGCCACCGGGCGATCATCCTCGTCGGCGATGCGCCCTATTATGCCCAATTCGGCTTTAGCCGCGACACAACGCTTGGCCTGACCCTGCCAGGCCCTGTCGAGGAGGCGCGGTTTTTAGGCCTTGAACTCGTGCCGGGCGCGCTCGCGTTGGCACGCGGGCGCGTCGTCGGCACGGGACTTCTGTTGGACGGCCGTCGCCAGGACGGGCTTCGCCTCGCGGCCTAA